The Roseimicrobium gellanilyticum genome contains a region encoding:
- the rpsL gene encoding 30S ribosomal protein S12: protein MPTINQLVRHGRQDKAAKSKSPALANCPQRRGVCLQVMTRTPKKPNSALRKVAKVRLTNGFEVIAYIGGEGHNLQEHSIVLVRGGRVKDLPGVRYHIVRGTLDCLGVDKRRRGRSKYGAKRPKPGAAAAPAKGKK, encoded by the coding sequence ATGCCCACCATCAATCAACTCGTGCGACATGGCCGCCAGGATAAAGCGGCCAAATCCAAGTCCCCTGCACTGGCGAATTGCCCTCAGCGTCGTGGTGTATGTCTTCAGGTGATGACCAGAACGCCCAAGAAGCCGAACTCGGCTCTTCGTAAGGTTGCCAAGGTTCGTCTCACGAATGGTTTCGAGGTGATTGCGTACATCGGCGGTGAAGGCCACAATCTTCAGGAGCACTCCATCGTGCTGGTGCGCGGTGGACGTGTGAAGGACCTTCCGGGTGTGCGTTACCACATTGTCCGTGGCACGCTGGACTGCCTTGGCGTGGACAAGCGCCGTCGTGGCCGTTCGAAGTACGGTGCGAAGCGTCCGAAGCCCGGTGCTGCTGCTGCTCCTGCCAAAGGCAAGAAGTAA